From one Bacteroides fragilis NCTC 9343 genomic stretch:
- a CDS encoding transglutaminase domain-containing protein, with amino-acid sequence MKLRLGVRGMMWLTLVIMMWGIISCRTQEEKRLEEVLSLPLANKEELQKVLDHYKDDSLKYQAVCFLIRNMPFHAGYEGNALKHYYQYFDIYAQGKLGPYEVIDSLKENSFSVSQLKRIEDIANIDSSLLVQNVDWAFKVWREQPWGKNVSFDNFCEFVLPYRLGDEPLGFWREDIYKRYNPILDSIRLLPQAQDPLVAAKVLMDSLVVEPSHFTGLFPAGPHLGPSVVSWRAGSCREFADLVVYVMRALGIPCGTDYMAMRGDNNVPHFWNFTLDKDGKTHITEFPDPNWKRAVSMYNPKAKVYRNTYGLNWKDVKRQQGKMMHPAFRKPLYQDVTAVYADSLNRDLVVSSDILCKEVHKGDIVYFCLSTRMDWVPIAWTVFEEDSLRFQDTEGSVIGCLATWNGKRLVMQSEPFTYDKMSGTIALLTPQSEKEDITLYFKFPLFCDLGILRMPGGVFEGSNDSQFRSADTLYYVKQWPFRLNNTIFPEKEKSYRYVRYKGPKGSYCNIAEMAFFEDTSDTLALKGRIIGTPGCFQKDGSHDYYKVYDGNPYTYMDYKTPDEGWVGLDFGIPHRIKKFTYIPRNSDNFIHKGDVYELFYWHDKKWNSLGRQVAKADSLNYVIPKGVALFLKNHTEGKDERIFKKTDGRQQFW; translated from the coding sequence ATGAAGTTGAGACTGGGAGTTCGTGGGATGATGTGGCTAACCTTGGTAATTATGATGTGGGGCATCATATCTTGTCGAACTCAAGAAGAGAAACGTCTTGAAGAGGTTTTATCTCTTCCGCTCGCCAATAAAGAAGAACTACAAAAAGTACTGGATCATTATAAAGATGACAGCCTGAAGTATCAGGCCGTTTGCTTTCTAATCAGGAATATGCCTTTTCATGCAGGATACGAGGGAAATGCTTTGAAGCATTATTACCAATATTTTGATATTTACGCGCAAGGAAAATTAGGACCGTACGAAGTGATTGATTCTTTAAAAGAAAATTCGTTTTCTGTTTCGCAATTAAAACGGATAGAGGATATTGCCAATATTGATTCTTCTTTACTGGTGCAGAACGTGGATTGGGCTTTTAAGGTGTGGAGAGAGCAGCCTTGGGGCAAGAATGTAAGTTTTGATAATTTTTGTGAGTTTGTTCTACCTTATCGGCTGGGAGATGAACCACTTGGATTCTGGAGAGAAGATATTTATAAACGCTATAATCCAATATTAGATAGTATCCGGTTGTTGCCTCAAGCTCAGGATCCGTTGGTTGCTGCAAAGGTGTTGATGGATTCGCTTGTTGTGGAACCATCCCATTTTACCGGTCTGTTTCCCGCCGGTCCTCATTTAGGTCCTTCAGTAGTGTCATGGCGTGCGGGGAGCTGTCGCGAGTTCGCCGATTTGGTAGTGTATGTAATGCGTGCTTTGGGTATTCCTTGCGGGACAGACTATATGGCGATGCGTGGAGATAATAACGTGCCGCATTTCTGGAATTTTACATTGGATAAAGATGGAAAAACGCATATTACGGAATTTCCCGATCCTAATTGGAAACGGGCTGTGAGTATGTATAATCCTAAGGCAAAGGTATACCGGAATACGTATGGCTTAAACTGGAAAGATGTAAAGAGACAACAGGGAAAAATGATGCATCCGGCGTTTCGAAAACCTCTATATCAGGATGTCACGGCTGTGTATGCCGACAGCTTGAATCGTGATCTGGTAGTGTCTTCTGATATTTTGTGTAAGGAAGTTCACAAAGGAGATATTGTCTATTTTTGCCTTTCCACAAGGATGGATTGGGTACCTATAGCATGGACTGTTTTTGAAGAAGACTCATTGCGCTTTCAAGATACGGAAGGTAGTGTGATTGGTTGTTTGGCTACATGGAATGGAAAACGTCTTGTGATGCAGTCCGAGCCGTTTACCTATGATAAAATGTCAGGAACGATTGCTTTGCTCACTCCTCAAAGTGAAAAAGAAGATATAACCTTGTATTTTAAGTTTCCGCTGTTCTGCGACTTAGGTATCCTTCGTATGCCCGGAGGAGTTTTTGAAGGAAGTAATGATTCGCAGTTTCGCTCTGCAGATACATTGTATTATGTAAAACAATGGCCTTTCCGCTTGAACAACACTATTTTTCCGGAGAAAGAAAAGTCTTATCGCTATGTTCGGTACAAGGGGCCGAAGGGGAGTTATTGCAATATAGCAGAGATGGCTTTCTTTGAAGATACCTCGGATACGTTGGCGTTGAAAGGGCGGATCATCGGAACTCCGGGTTGTTTTCAGAAAGACGGCTCGCATGATTATTACAAAGTATATGATGGCAATCCCTATACTTATATGGATTATAAGACTCCTGATGAGGGGTGGGTCGGATTAGATTTTGGCATTCCCCACCGGATAAAGAAATTTACTTATATTCCTCGTAATTCGGATAATTTTATCCATAAAGGAGATGTATATGAATTATTCTATTGGCATGACAAGAAAT
- a CDS encoding transglutaminase-like domain-containing protein, which translates to MIKIYLLWVLLVGSLCCSCTGNKRLEYALEFAGENRGELEKVLEHYNDSGLKQDAARFLIENMPRYFSYEGWQLDTLKAIHAATEHTDGWVNKKDRKKWEHFSFRTLKKVYDAKVIKAEFLIHHIDQAFEVFEKRSWNKYLPFDDFCELILPYRIGDEPLEEWRGWYRERYESILDSLYQGTDVVEATDRLGAYLRQEKDFRYSVELDLPHLGAGFLLANRVGSCEASCDFTVYVLRALGIPAATDIYHYGPGKGAGHVWNVLRDTTGGYVPFWFIQTKVERGGSDKREKGKVYRRCFGAQQEKVSGIRRDRSVPFPLKDPYLKDVTSDYFPANQVTIEIDPQVDKKYICLGVFTLEGCMPIDITVQKGNKATFMNVEPGILFQPLYDNGMKWVAAGYPFLVDEKGEVKYHKPDCAVKGSMDLSRKFLLRQYLKDYLSAVVGDKIEGANHSDFSDACLLHQIVDTPKVSYQVVYPQSRKRYRYIRYTSTPEKTLQLAELQLFRKVDDQEKIAAKVIDGSNAFIADDRFDRFKVNDGDGLTFFLTKEKGAFVTLDLGKPEKIEKIVYMPRNDDNFIRLGDQYELFYQDGFRGWISLGRQVASELTLHYDNIPQNSVLWLRNLSRGREETVFRNEGGRQVFFVKW; encoded by the coding sequence ATGATAAAGATTTACCTATTATGGGTGCTGTTAGTCGGCAGCTTGTGCTGTTCTTGTACAGGAAATAAACGATTGGAATATGCGTTGGAGTTTGCCGGGGAGAATAGGGGAGAGCTTGAAAAAGTTTTGGAACACTATAATGATAGCGGACTGAAACAGGATGCCGCACGCTTTTTGATTGAAAATATGCCCCGCTATTTTAGTTATGAAGGATGGCAATTGGATACGTTAAAAGCAATTCATGCAGCCACAGAACATACGGATGGATGGGTGAATAAAAAAGATCGCAAAAAATGGGAACATTTTTCTTTTCGGACTTTAAAGAAAGTTTATGATGCTAAAGTGATTAAAGCTGAGTTCTTGATTCATCACATAGATCAAGCCTTTGAAGTTTTTGAAAAAAGATCCTGGAATAAATATTTGCCATTTGATGATTTCTGTGAATTGATTTTGCCATATCGGATTGGTGATGAACCCTTGGAGGAATGGCGTGGTTGGTATAGGGAGCGTTATGAATCTATATTGGATTCGCTCTATCAAGGGACAGATGTGGTAGAAGCCACCGATCGTTTAGGGGCTTATTTGCGTCAGGAAAAAGACTTCAGGTATAGTGTTGAGCTGGACTTACCCCATTTAGGTGCAGGTTTTTTGCTAGCTAACAGGGTTGGAAGCTGTGAGGCGTCTTGTGATTTTACGGTCTATGTGTTACGTGCGCTTGGTATTCCCGCTGCAACGGATATTTATCATTATGGACCCGGTAAGGGAGCCGGTCATGTCTGGAATGTATTGAGGGATACAACCGGTGGCTATGTTCCTTTCTGGTTTATTCAGACTAAAGTGGAGCGGGGCGGAAGTGATAAACGAGAAAAAGGGAAGGTATACAGGCGGTGTTTTGGAGCACAGCAGGAGAAAGTATCAGGTATCCGCCGCGATCGGTCTGTTCCGTTTCCGCTGAAAGATCCATATTTAAAAGATGTTACAAGTGACTATTTCCCGGCAAATCAGGTTACAATAGAAATTGATCCTCAGGTTGATAAAAAGTATATCTGCCTGGGTGTGTTTACATTGGAAGGATGTATGCCCATAGATATAACTGTGCAGAAAGGAAATAAAGCAACCTTTATGAATGTAGAACCCGGAATTTTGTTTCAACCGCTATATGATAACGGGATGAAGTGGGTGGCAGCCGGATACCCTTTCCTTGTAGACGAAAAGGGAGAGGTGAAGTATCATAAACCCGATTGCGCTGTGAAAGGAAGTATGGATTTGAGCCGTAAATTCTTATTGCGACAATATCTGAAAGATTATCTCAGCGCTGTAGTGGGGGATAAGATAGAGGGAGCCAATCATTCGGATTTTTCGGATGCCTGCCTGTTGCATCAGATAGTGGATACACCTAAGGTAAGCTACCAGGTAGTCTACCCACAATCCCGGAAGAGATACCGGTATATACGTTATACTTCGACTCCCGAAAAAACACTTCAACTGGCGGAATTACAGCTTTTCCGAAAAGTGGATGATCAAGAGAAAATAGCGGCTAAGGTCATCGATGGCAGTAATGCTTTTATTGCAGATGACCGGTTTGATCGTTTTAAAGTGAATGACGGTGATGGATTAACCTTTTTTCTTACGAAAGAGAAGGGAGCATTCGTTACACTTGATTTAGGTAAGCCGGAAAAGATTGAAAAAATAGTCTATATGCCTCGTAACGATGATAACTTCATTCGGTTAGGGGATCAGTATGAACTGTTTTATCAGGATGGATTTCGTGGTTGGATTTCTTTAGGCAGGCAAGTAGCCTCAGAATTAACATTGCACTATGACAATATACCCCAAAATTCAGTACTTTGGCTTCGGAATTTATCAAGAGGGAGAGAAGAAACCGTATTTCGAAACGAGGGCGGTCGGCAGGTTTTCTTTGTAAAGTGGTAA
- a CDS encoding NVEALA domain-containing protein — translation MKKKFYAALLAVAVIAFTGYNVYQSSTLSDLALANVEALANMSEERETVKYYCKASEGRYICSSWRPGLLWSGTNLCSNHDRNCR, via the coding sequence ATGAAAAAGAAATTTTATGCAGCGTTATTAGCTGTAGCTGTTATTGCGTTTACGGGATATAATGTTTATCAGAGTTCCACTTTATCTGATTTGGCTTTAGCTAATGTAGAGGCTTTGGCTAATATGAGTGAGGAGAGGGAAACAGTTAAATACTATTGTAAGGCTTCAGAGGGCAGATATATTTGCTCCTCTTGGAGACCTGGCTTATTGTGGAGTGGAACTAACCTTTGTTCTAATCATGATAGAAATTGTCGTTAA
- a CDS encoding DUF1573 domain-containing protein, whose protein sequence is MKYLYVLLAFSFLFSCKDENKKHAESVLREWMNKEIVFPNKMYFSIQGKENVDFRIKDTEYKIVAYVDSAGCTSCKLHLSKWKELIHYVDSTQSERVQFLFFFFPKNGRDIYHTMRMDKFTYPVCVDTLDSFNKLNHFPDDVRFQTFLLNKENKVVAVGNPIHNPNIRDLFLNIISGGTSLPDEKRPQTEVKIEALSMDLGMFDWKKEQKCIFTVENTGKELLVIDDVNTSCRCTTVEYSREPVQSGKTVDITVVYKAEYPEHFNKTITVYCNSPVSPLQLKIKGDAK, encoded by the coding sequence ATGAAATACTTATATGTGTTATTAGCTTTTTCTTTTTTGTTTTCTTGTAAAGATGAGAATAAAAAACATGCGGAATCTGTTTTGAGGGAATGGATGAATAAGGAAATTGTTTTCCCGAATAAAATGTATTTTAGTATTCAGGGTAAAGAGAATGTTGATTTTCGTATAAAAGATACCGAATATAAGATTGTCGCCTATGTTGATTCTGCCGGTTGCACCAGTTGTAAATTACACTTGTCTAAATGGAAAGAGTTAATCCATTATGTGGATTCTACTCAGTCTGAGCGTGTACAGTTTTTGTTTTTTTTCTTTCCCAAGAATGGAAGAGACATATATCATACAATGAGAATGGATAAATTTACCTATCCGGTTTGTGTTGACACACTCGATTCTTTTAATAAGTTAAATCATTTTCCTGACGATGTAAGATTCCAGACTTTTTTACTGAATAAGGAGAATAAGGTTGTAGCAGTAGGTAACCCCATTCATAACCCGAATATCAGAGATTTATTTTTGAATATAATTTCCGGTGGCACTTCTCTTCCAGATGAAAAACGTCCTCAAACAGAGGTGAAGATAGAGGCTCTGTCTATGGACTTGGGTATGTTTGATTGGAAAAAAGAACAGAAATGTATTTTTACCGTTGAGAATACGGGAAAAGAGTTGCTTGTGATTGATGATGTCAATACTTCGTGCAGATGTACTACAGTGGAGTATTCGAGAGAACCGGTTCAGTCCGGAAAGACGGTAGATATTACTGTCGTTTATAAGGCTGAATATCCGGAGCATTTTAACAAGACGATTACTGTCTACTGTAACTCGCCTGTTTCACCTTTGCAATTGAAAATAAAAGGAGATGCTAAATAA